The DNA segment ATCCAGTAAAGCTACGGTTAGTGCATTGTCGCCAAATACCTCCCCCCAACGGCCAAATTCCAGGTTTGTGGTTATGATCAGGCTGCCACGTTCATAGCGTTCTGAGCAGAACTGGAAAAGCAAAGGACTGCCCGCGCCCAGATTAAT comes from the Desulfitobacterium chlororespirans DSM 11544 genome and includes:
- a CDS encoding ATP-binding protein, giving the protein INLGAGSPLLFQFCSERYERGSLIITTNLEFGRWGEVFGDNALTVALLDRITHHAHVIPFIGESYRFKQSKGNKIND